A stretch of Haemophilus influenzae DNA encodes these proteins:
- a CDS encoding DUF5397 family protein — translation MELRQQIPTGCIKQFGQFGVPYVVGEVAEFLPDGDVLVNITLLQSGEKDIYRLSYLLEDPEAE, via the coding sequence ATGGAACTAAGACAACAAATTCCAACAGGCTGTATTAAGCAATTCGGGCAATTTGGCGTGCCTTATGTGGTTGGCGAGGTTGCGGAATTTTTGCCAGATGGTGATGTGTTGGTAAATATCACATTGTTACAATCTGGAGAAAAAGACATTTATCGCTTATCTTACCTACTTGAAGATCCCGAAGCTGAATAA
- the tmk gene encoding dTMP kinase — protein sequence MKGKFIVIEGLEGAGKSSAHQSVVQVLHELGIQDVVFTREPGGTPLAEKLRHLIKHETEEPVTDKAELLMLYAARIQLVDNIIKPALMQGKWVVGDRHDMSSQAYQGGGRQLDPHFMLTLKETVLGDFEPDLTIYLDIDPIVGLARARGRGELDRIEQMDLDFFHRTRARYLALVKENPKAVVINAEQSIELVQADIERAVKNWWKSNEK from the coding sequence ATGAAAGGAAAGTTTATTGTCATTGAGGGCTTAGAAGGTGCGGGGAAAAGCTCCGCTCATCAGTCTGTTGTGCAAGTCTTGCATGAACTTGGTATTCAAGATGTCGTGTTTACACGCGAACCGGGTGGAACGCCACTGGCTGAGAAATTACGTCATCTCATCAAACATGAAACCGAAGAACCCGTGACAGATAAAGCAGAGTTATTAATGCTTTATGCGGCTCGTATTCAGTTGGTGGATAACATAATTAAACCTGCGTTAATGCAAGGGAAATGGGTGGTGGGCGATCGTCACGATATGTCATCTCAGGCGTATCAAGGTGGCGGACGTCAATTAGATCCGCATTTTATGCTTACTTTGAAAGAAACCGTATTAGGTGATTTTGAGCCAGATCTCACAATTTATTTGGATATAGATCCAATTGTCGGTTTAGCGCGAGCTCGTGGACGTGGTGAATTAGATCGTATTGAGCAAATGGATTTAGATTTTTTCCATCGCACTCGAGCACGCTATTTAGCGTTAGTAAAAGAGAATCCAAAAGCAGTCGTAATTAATGCTGAGCAGAGTATTGAACTTGTTCAAGCTGATATCGAAAGAGCGGTAAAAAATTGGTGGAAATCAAACGAAAAATGA
- a CDS encoding hemolysin family protein, whose amino-acid sequence MIMELFHTILAIVALILSSAVVSSAEISLASSRKLKLQSLANKGDVRALQVLKLQEHPGRFITVVQILLNMVAILGGGIGESALSPYIADILNRSFEGSWIEPTASTIAFILVTCLFILFADLIPKRIAITYPEMVALSVVGIMNFSMYVFKPLVWFFDTIANVFFRLFRISTVREDGMTSEDIFAVVEAGAEAGVLKTQEHYLIENIFDMQARTVTSTMTTRENIVYLDRTFSRQEVMDTLSRDSHSKIVICDNGLDKILGYIESHTLLTMYLQNENVVLTDPKLLRKALFVPDTLSLYEVLELFKSTGEDFAIIVNEYALVVGIVTLNDVMSIVMGELVSNEEEYIVSRDENSWLIDGATPLKEVTRVLDIAYFPDEENYETISGFMMYMLRKIPKKTDSVVYGKYKFEVIDTENFKIDQILVSLVKEQE is encoded by the coding sequence ATGATTATGGAATTATTTCATACTATTTTGGCAATTGTGGCTTTAATTTTAAGTAGCGCAGTTGTTTCTTCTGCTGAAATTTCTCTGGCGAGTTCTCGTAAGTTAAAATTACAATCTCTTGCAAATAAAGGCGACGTGCGTGCGCTTCAAGTGCTTAAATTACAAGAGCATCCTGGTCGTTTTATTACGGTGGTTCAAATTTTGTTGAATATGGTGGCGATTTTGGGTGGGGGAATTGGCGAAAGTGCGCTAAGTCCTTACATTGCAGATATTTTAAATCGTTCTTTTGAAGGAAGTTGGATTGAGCCAACCGCCTCTACAATCGCTTTTATATTAGTGACTTGTTTGTTTATTTTATTTGCTGATCTTATTCCAAAACGTATTGCTATTACTTATCCTGAAATGGTGGCGTTGAGCGTTGTGGGTATTATGAATTTTAGTATGTATGTGTTTAAACCGCTTGTGTGGTTTTTTGATACTATTGCTAATGTATTTTTCCGCTTATTTCGCATTTCTACTGTGCGTGAAGATGGCATGACCTCTGAAGATATTTTCGCCGTAGTTGAAGCAGGCGCAGAAGCTGGTGTATTAAAAACTCAAGAGCATTATTTGATCGAAAATATTTTCGATATGCAAGCCCGTACGGTAACTTCCACAATGACAACCCGTGAAAACATCGTATATTTAGACCGCACTTTTTCTCGCCAAGAAGTGATGGATACGCTTTCTCGTGATTCTCATTCTAAAATTGTGATTTGTGACAATGGCCTCGACAAAATCTTAGGTTATATCGAATCCCATACTTTGCTAACTATGTATTTGCAGAATGAAAATGTGGTGCTCACAGATCCTAAACTACTCCGTAAAGCCTTATTTGTGCCTGATACGCTTTCTCTTTACGAAGTGTTGGAATTGTTTAAATCTACTGGCGAAGATTTTGCGATTATTGTGAATGAATATGCTCTTGTGGTGGGTATTGTTACGCTAAATGATGTGATGAGTATTGTTATGGGGGAATTGGTTTCTAACGAAGAAGAATATATTGTGAGCCGTGATGAAAACTCGTGGCTGATTGATGGCGCAACGCCATTAAAAGAGGTAACTCGAGTATTAGATATTGCTTATTTTCCCGATGAAGAAAACTACGAAACTATCAGTGGTTTTATGATGTATATGTTACGTAAAATCCCGAAAAAAACCGATTCTGTGGTTTACGGAAAATACAAGTTTGAAGTGATTGATACGGAAAACTTTAAAATCGATCAGATTTTGGTGTCTTTAGTAAAAGAGCAGGAGTAG
- a CDS encoding TatD family hydrolase translates to MFIVDSHCHLDALDYENLHKNIADVVEKARTRDVKHLLAIGVTLSRFEQAYDSLREFNNVSLACGVHPLDFEEEPYDVERLLRLAQDPKVIAIGEIGLDYYYSADNKAAQQAVFGSQIDIANQLDKPVIIHTRSAGDDTIAMLRQHRAEKCGGVIHCFTETMEFAKKALDLGFYISCSGIVTFKNAEAIREVIRYVPMERLLVETDSPYLAPVPYRGKENQPAYTREVCEYVATLKGVSAEAFAQITTQNFERLFKIRVE, encoded by the coding sequence ATGTTCATTGTAGATTCCCACTGCCATTTAGATGCGTTGGATTATGAAAATTTACACAAAAACATCGCGGATGTGGTGGAAAAAGCGCGCACGCGTGATGTGAAACATTTGCTCGCGATTGGTGTAACCTTAAGCCGTTTTGAGCAGGCTTATGACTCTTTACGGGAATTTAATAATGTCTCGCTTGCTTGCGGTGTCCATCCCCTTGATTTTGAAGAAGAACCTTATGACGTAGAGCGTTTATTGCGTTTAGCACAAGATCCGAAAGTGATTGCTATTGGCGAAATTGGCTTAGATTATTATTACAGTGCGGACAATAAAGCGGCGCAACAAGCGGTGTTTGGCAGCCAAATCGATATTGCAAACCAATTAGATAAGCCTGTGATTATTCATACACGTTCTGCAGGCGATGACACCATTGCAATGTTACGCCAACACCGTGCTGAAAAGTGCGGTGGCGTTATTCATTGTTTTACGGAAACTATGGAATTTGCGAAAAAAGCGTTGGATTTAGGATTTTACATTTCTTGTTCTGGCATTGTAACCTTTAAAAATGCCGAAGCGATTCGTGAGGTTATTCGTTATGTACCAATGGAACGCTTATTGGTGGAAACGGATTCGCCTTATCTTGCGCCTGTGCCTTACAGAGGTAAAGAAAATCAACCCGCTTATACGAGAGAAGTATGTGAATACGTGGCAACCTTAAAGGGCGTTTCTGCAGAGGCGTTTGCTCAAATCACTACACAAAATTTCGAGCGTTTATTTAAAATTCGTGTAGAATAA
- a CDS encoding DNA polymerase III subunit delta' has translation MTALYPWLMPIYHQIAQTFDEGLGHHAVLIKADSGLGVESLFNALAQKIMCVAQGDKPCGQCHSCHLMQAHSHPDYHELSPIDGKDIGVDQVRDINEIVAQHAQQNGNKVVYVQGAERLTEAAANALLKTLEEPRPNTYFLLQADSSASLLATIYSRCQVWNLSVPNEQTAVDWLKSESAVENQEILTALAMNLGRPLLALETLQEGFIEQRKNFLRQFWVFYRRRSPLELLPLFDKERYVQQVDWILAFLSDCLKHKLEIDSYRQVADLGRGIEQFSDEQTALGLLQAIKIMQKVRSDLLTINGVNVELMLLDGLTRLVTEVFETQ, from the coding sequence ATGACCGCACTTTACCCTTGGCTAATGCCAATTTATCATCAAATTGCTCAAACCTTTGACGAAGGGTTGGGGCATCATGCTGTGCTAATTAAAGCTGATTCTGGTTTAGGCGTAGAGAGTTTATTTAATGCACTTGCACAGAAAATAATGTGTGTAGCTCAAGGCGATAAACCTTGTGGTCAATGCCATTCTTGTCATTTAATGCAAGCCCATAGCCATCCAGATTATCACGAATTAAGCCCCATTGACGGTAAGGATATTGGCGTCGATCAAGTACGCGACATTAATGAAATTGTTGCGCAGCACGCACAACAAAATGGCAATAAAGTGGTGTATGTGCAAGGTGCGGAACGTTTAACGGAGGCGGCTGCTAATGCATTATTGAAAACATTAGAAGAGCCTCGTCCAAATACTTATTTTTTGCTTCAAGCGGATAGTTCGGCAAGTTTGTTAGCAACTATTTACAGTCGATGCCAAGTGTGGAATCTTTCCGTGCCTAATGAACAAACGGCTGTTGATTGGTTGAAATCAGAAAGTGCGGTAGAAAATCAGGAAATTTTGACCGCACTTGCGATGAATCTTGGGCGTCCGCTTTTAGCATTAGAAACGTTACAAGAAGGATTTATTGAACAGCGTAAAAACTTCTTACGTCAATTTTGGGTGTTCTATCGCCGACGTTCGCCATTGGAATTGCTTCCGTTGTTTGATAAAGAACGCTATGTTCAGCAAGTGGATTGGATTTTGGCTTTTCTTTCCGATTGTTTAAAACATAAACTTGAAATTGATAGCTATCGACAAGTTGCGGATCTTGGCCGTGGCATCGAACAATTCAGCGATGAGCAAACCGCTCTTGGTTTATTACAAGCCATTAAAATTATGCAAAAAGTGCGGTCAGATTTGCTGACGATTAATGGTGTGAATGTTGAATTAATGCTATTAGATGGCTTGACGCGATTAGTTACTGAAGTATTTGAAACGCAATAA
- a CDS encoding autotransporter outer membrane beta-barrel domain-containing protein encodes MVSLFFSILYTSPLLAVDYVYDKTKLTDDEITRLKKLRDRNSEYWKDDLFRLDIPKETGLRHDIKGAATGNFSYPVIGSYYNDKPIDPDKKISFFDSPYTPGYTAAFVQGFGVKERNGNTEEQAKQFIDEFRTRLKKGTYFHSLGFFYSDGMPYTWLYEFYKNDIFNSYKVVKHSNINSEILAVGNVADLYYKHYIRSPIPLYADWSILTLPLPRLKVSENSHVIGQIIHLYRVDLENSLWEPRWDSDVSYLNLNNGHIRFNTKNDSLVVGESRIRPTPDNALLPEKSLKREGNDIGYHSNSEYIYQNSSEDHYADYSSIHFAYDLSEREADKPVLTLKSKVTGKTAIVFEEKALNNLKNLTYRQLIKTETDVEPNAFYLLEEYKKGRYRLFLQQCPNGFCIGVEKLAIPTHLVASYAQQAQAANTLFALRLNDKNSDIFDRTLPRKGLWLRLISGHLSQDVQGKTAPVEGNRKGIQLGGDVFSLQNQDYQFSFGLMGGQAEQRSTFRNPDTGNVTTGSMKGFGAGVYVTWHQLQDKQTGAYIDSWVQYQRFRHRINTEDGTESFTSKGITASIEAGYNALLAEHLTGKGTQIRFYLQPQAQLTYLGVNGGLTDSGNSKVNLLGSRQLQSRVGVQAKAQFLLNKNIVIQPFAAVNTLYHSKPFGVEIDGERRVINNKTAIESQFGIAVKIKSHLTLQATFNRQTGKHHHAKQGALNLQWTF; translated from the coding sequence ATTGTAAGTCTATTTTTTTCTATTCTTTATACCTCTCCGCTTTTGGCTGTTGATTACGTTTACGACAAAACCAAGCTCACTGATGATGAAATTACCCGCTTAAAAAAACTCCGCGATAGAAATAGTGAATATTGGAAAGATGATCTATTCAGGCTTGATATACCAAAAGAAACTGGTCTCCGTCATGACATTAAGGGGGCAGCAACAGGAAATTTCTCGTATCCAGTTATTGGTTCATACTATAATGATAAACCTATTGATCCTGACAAAAAGATCTCTTTTTTCGACAGCCCTTATACACCCGGCTACACGGCTGCTTTCGTACAGGGATTTGGCGTTAAAGAAAGAAATGGCAATACGGAAGAACAAGCTAAACAATTTATCGATGAATTTAGAACAAGATTAAAAAAAGGTACTTACTTCCATTCGTTAGGATTTTTTTATTCAGATGGAATGCCCTACACCTGGCTGTATGAATTTTATAAGAATGATATTTTCAATTCTTATAAAGTAGTAAAACATAGCAATATTAACAGTGAAATTCTTGCTGTTGGTAATGTTGCTGATTTGTATTATAAACACTACATACGTAGTCCAATACCGTTATATGCAGATTGGTCTATACTCACTCTCCCCCTTCCTAGATTAAAAGTTTCCGAAAATTCCCATGTCATTGGGCAAATTATTCATCTTTACCGAGTAGACTTAGAGAATTCTCTTTGGGAGCCTCGTTGGGATTCTGATGTCAGTTATTTGAATTTAAACAATGGTCATATTCGTTTTAATACCAAAAATGACAGCCTTGTTGTAGGCGAAAGTCGCATTAGACCAACCCCCGATAATGCCTTATTACCCGAAAAATCTTTGAAAAGAGAAGGCAATGATATAGGTTATCATAGTAACTCAGAATACATTTATCAGAATAGCTCGGAAGACCATTATGCGGATTATTCGAGTATTCACTTTGCTTATGATTTAAGCGAAAGAGAGGCTGACAAGCCCGTATTAACGTTAAAAAGCAAAGTAACAGGGAAAACGGCTATTGTTTTTGAAGAAAAAGCCTTAAACAATTTAAAAAACCTGACTTACCGACAACTCATCAAAACAGAAACCGATGTTGAACCGAATGCGTTTTATCTTTTAGAAGAATATAAAAAAGGCAGATATCGTTTATTTTTACAACAATGTCCAAACGGTTTTTGTATCGGTGTAGAAAAACTCGCAATTCCAACTCATCTTGTCGCCTCCTATGCACAACAAGCCCAAGCCGCCAATACCTTATTCGCCTTGCGTTTGAACGACAAAAACAGCGATATTTTTGACCGCACTTTGCCACGCAAAGGCTTGTGGTTGCGTTTAATTAGCGGTCACTTAAGTCAAGATGTACAAGGTAAAACCGCGCCAGTAGAAGGAAATCGTAAAGGCATACAACTTGGTGGCGATGTTTTCTCCTTACAGAATCAAGACTACCAATTTTCCTTTGGTTTAATGGGTGGACAAGCAGAACAACGTAGTACTTTTCGTAATCCAGATACAGGCAATGTTACAACAGGAAGTATGAAAGGCTTTGGCGCAGGCGTTTATGTCACTTGGCATCAGCTTCAAGATAAGCAAACAGGGGCATATATTGACAGCTGGGTACAATATCAACGCTTCCGCCACCGCATTAACACTGAAGATGGCACAGAAAGTTTTACTTCAAAAGGTATCACCGCCTCAATTGAAGCGGGTTACAACGCGTTATTAGCAGAACACTTAACGGGGAAAGGCACTCAAATTCGTTTTTACCTACAACCACAGGCACAATTGACTTATTTGGGTGTAAATGGCGGCTTAACCGATAGTGGTAATAGTAAAGTGAATTTACTTGGCTCTCGCCAATTACAAAGCCGAGTGGGCGTTCAAGCTAAAGCGCAATTTTTACTCAATAAAAATATCGTCATTCAGCCTTTCGCCGCTGTGAACACGCTTTACCACAGCAAACCGTTCGGCGTGGAAATAGACGGAGAGCGTCGAGTAATAAACAACAAAACCGCGATTGAAAGCCAATTTGGTATAGCAGTGAAAATCAAATCTCACTTAACTTTACAAGCCACATTCAATCGCCAAACAGGCAAACATCACCACGCTAAACAAGGTGCGTTGAATTTACAGTGGACGTTTTAA
- the mltG gene encoding endolytic transglycosylase MltG translates to MKKFLIAILLLIFILAGVASFAYYKMTEFVKTPVNVQADQLLTIERGTTGLKLAALFEQEKLIDDGKLLPYLLKLKPELNKIKAGTYSLENVKTVQDLLDLLNSGKEVQFNVKWIEGKTFKDWRKDLENAPHLVQTLKDKSNEEIFTLLDLPDIGQNLELKNVEGWLYPDTYNYTPKSTDLELLKRSAERMKKALNKAWNERDEDLPLANPYEMLILASIVEKETGIANERAKVASVFINRLKAKMKLQTDPTVIYGMGENYSGNIRKKDLETPTPYNTYVIDGLPPTPIAMPSESSLQAVAKPEKTDFYYFVADGSGGHKFTRNLNEHNKAVQEYLRWYRSQKNAK, encoded by the coding sequence ATGAAGAAATTTTTAATTGCGATTTTACTTTTAATTTTTATTTTAGCGGGCGTGGCGAGTTTTGCTTATTACAAAATGACTGAATTTGTAAAAACACCAGTAAATGTGCAGGCAGATCAACTTTTAACTATTGAACGTGGCACAACAGGTTTAAAATTAGCCGCACTTTTTGAGCAAGAAAAGTTAATTGATGATGGGAAATTATTGCCTTATTTGCTTAAGTTGAAACCTGAGCTAAATAAAATAAAAGCAGGGACTTATTCTCTTGAGAATGTTAAAACTGTGCAAGATTTACTGGATTTGCTCAATTCCGGTAAAGAAGTGCAGTTCAATGTAAAATGGATTGAAGGAAAAACCTTTAAAGATTGGCGAAAAGATCTTGAAAATGCACCGCACTTGGTGCAAACCTTGAAAGATAAGAGTAACGAAGAAATTTTCACATTACTTGACTTGCCTGATATTGGTCAAAATCTTGAACTAAAAAATGTGGAAGGTTGGCTTTATCCTGATACTTATAATTATACGCCTAAATCCACAGACTTAGAGCTACTTAAGCGATCGGCTGAGCGAATGAAAAAGGCGTTAAATAAGGCTTGGAACGAGCGCGACGAGGATTTACCTTTGGCGAACCCTTATGAAATGTTGATTTTGGCTTCTATCGTGGAAAAAGAAACGGGTATTGCTAATGAGAGGGCAAAAGTAGCCTCTGTATTTATCAACCGCTTAAAAGCAAAAATGAAATTACAAACGGATCCAACGGTAATTTATGGTATGGGTGAGAATTACAGCGGTAATATTCGTAAAAAAGATTTAGAAACCCCAACGCCTTATAATACTTATGTGATTGATGGATTGCCGCCAACGCCTATTGCTATGCCAAGTGAAAGTTCGTTACAGGCTGTTGCAAAACCTGAAAAAACAGATTTCTATTATTTTGTGGCAGATGGTTCTGGTGGGCATAAATTTACCCGAAATTTGAATGAACATAACAAAGCGGTGCAAGAATATTTACGCTGGTATCGCAGCCAGAAAAATGCCAAATAA
- a CDS encoding DUF1523 family protein: MRKFFKYFLFIVVFLFHGFMFSVVNYVFPHYDVTRVTGVEVKRVDKDGPITKSNPADGPTRDVYYINTQNDDGKIMVYRNEDTRWGFPFYFKFGSANLQAESQALGNDNKLVQIKYYGWRITMVDEYRNATSIKEITADDTPSNPIVSWILYVFLLATLFLSIQFIRGWFDSDK, encoded by the coding sequence ATGCGAAAGTTTTTTAAATATTTCTTATTTATTGTTGTTTTTTTATTCCACGGTTTTATGTTTTCTGTGGTGAATTATGTATTTCCTCATTACGATGTGACACGTGTTACTGGCGTAGAAGTTAAACGTGTTGATAAAGATGGCCCCATCACAAAATCAAATCCAGCTGATGGCCCAACACGTGATGTGTATTACATCAATACGCAAAATGACGATGGCAAAATTATGGTGTATCGCAACGAAGATACACGTTGGGGTTTCCCATTCTACTTCAAATTTGGCTCAGCCAATTTACAGGCTGAATCACAGGCTTTGGGTAATGACAACAAACTTGTGCAAATTAAATACTATGGTTGGCGTATTACGATGGTGGATGAATATCGTAATGCAACCTCAATTAAAGAAATTACGGCTGATGATACACCAAGCAATCCGATTGTTTCGTGGATTTTATATGTATTCTTGCTGGCGACATTATTTTTGTCTATCCAATTTATTCGCGGCTGGTTTGACAGCGATAAGTAA
- the fruB gene encoding fused PTS fructose transporter subunit IIA/HPr protein produces MLELSESNIHLNANAIDKQQAIEMAASALVQAGNVENGYLQGMLVRELQTSTFLGNGIAIPHGTLDTRLMVKKTGVQVFQFPQGIEWGEGNIAYVVIGIAARSDEHLSLLRQLTHVLSDEDTAAKLAKITDVAEFCAILMGETIDPFEIPAANISLDVNTQSLLTLVAINAGQLQVQSAVENRFISEVINNAALPLGKGLWVTDSVVGNVKNALAFSRAKTIFSHNGKAVKGVITVSAVGDQINPTLARLLDDDVQTTLLNGNSTEILTALLGSSSDVETQSVEGAVVGTFTIRNEHGLHARPSANLVNEVKKFTSKITMQNLTRESEVVSAKSLMKIVALGVTQGHRLRFVAEGEDAKQAIESLGKAIANGLGENVSVVPPSEPDTIEIMGDQIHTPAVTEDDNLPANAIEAVFVIKNEQGLHARPSAILVNEVKKYNASVAVQNLDRNSQLVSAKSLMKIVALGVVKGTRLRFVATGEEAQQAIDGISAVIESGLGE; encoded by the coding sequence ATGTTAGAACTTTCGGAAAGCAACATTCATTTAAATGCTAATGCAATTGATAAACAACAAGCGATCGAAATGGCAGCGTCCGCATTGGTTCAAGCAGGCAATGTTGAAAATGGTTACTTGCAAGGAATGTTAGTGCGCGAGCTGCAAACCTCAACCTTTTTAGGCAATGGCATCGCTATTCCTCATGGCACCTTGGATACTCGTTTGATGGTAAAGAAAACGGGCGTGCAAGTGTTTCAATTTCCTCAAGGCATAGAATGGGGCGAAGGAAATATTGCTTATGTCGTGATTGGTATTGCGGCGCGATCTGATGAGCATTTGTCCTTATTACGCCAACTAACCCATGTATTGAGCGATGAAGATACTGCAGCAAAATTAGCAAAAATAACTGATGTGGCTGAATTTTGCGCGATTTTAATGGGCGAGACAATTGATCCATTTGAAATTCCTGCTGCCAATATCAGTTTAGATGTAAATACCCAAAGTTTATTAACTTTAGTTGCGATTAATGCGGGGCAATTACAGGTGCAAAGTGCGGTAGAAAATCGCTTTATTTCTGAAGTGATAAATAATGCGGCATTACCACTTGGCAAAGGGTTATGGGTAACGGACTCTGTCGTAGGAAATGTGAAAAATGCCTTAGCATTTAGTCGTGCCAAAACGATTTTTAGCCACAATGGCAAGGCCGTAAAAGGCGTGATAACCGTTTCAGCCGTCGGTGATCAAATTAATCCAACTTTGGCGCGTTTATTAGATGACGATGTCCAAACAACCTTGCTCAATGGAAATTCAACAGAAATTTTGACCGCACTTTTGGGTTCATCGAGTGATGTTGAAACTCAATCTGTAGAAGGTGCTGTTGTAGGAACCTTTACGATTCGTAATGAACACGGCTTACATGCACGCCCAAGTGCAAATTTGGTTAATGAAGTGAAAAAATTCACTTCTAAAATAACCATGCAAAATCTTACTCGTGAAAGTGAAGTCGTCAGCGCAAAAAGTTTGATGAAGATTGTTGCGCTTGGTGTAACACAAGGACATCGTTTACGTTTTGTGGCAGAGGGGGAAGATGCAAAACAAGCAATTGAATCATTGGGCAAAGCGATAGCCAATGGCTTGGGCGAGAATGTTTCGGTAGTGCCACCGTCTGAACCCGATACCATTGAGATTATGGGCGATCAAATTCACACACCTGCGGTAACAGAAGATGATAATTTGCCGGCAAATGCCATTGAAGCCGTATTTGTGATTAAAAACGAGCAAGGTTTGCATGCTCGTCCAAGTGCAATATTGGTAAATGAAGTGAAGAAATATAATGCTTCCGTAGCAGTTCAAAACCTTGATCGTAATTCTCAATTAGTCAGTGCTAAAAGTTTGATGAAAATTGTAGCATTAGGCGTAGTCAAAGGGACTCGTTTACGTTTTGTTGCGACGGGCGAAGAAGCGCAACAAGCTATTGACGGAATCAGCGCTGTGATCGAATCGGGTTTAGGGGAATAG
- the vapD gene encoding virulence-associated protein VapD, which translates to MYAIAFDLVVKDTQDYHPKGVQEAYTDIGAVLAKFGFVRTQGSLYTNMNEDMANLFQAMNALKQLAWISQSVRDIRAFRIEQWSDFTDFIRN; encoded by the coding sequence ATGTACGCGATTGCTTTTGATTTAGTTGTAAAAGACACTCAAGATTATCATCCAAAGGGCGTTCAAGAGGCTTATACAGACATTGGCGCAGTTTTAGCAAAATTTGGTTTTGTTAGAACACAAGGAAGTTTATATACCAACATGAATGAAGATATGGCGAATCTCTTTCAGGCAATGAATGCACTAAAACAGTTGGCGTGGATTTCTCAGTCGGTACGAGATATTCGCGCTTTTCGTATTGAGCAATGGTCTGATTTTACTGATTTTATACGAAATTAA